A stretch of the Streptococcus suis genome encodes the following:
- a CDS encoding NUDIX domain-containing protein, whose amino-acid sequence MTQDKWLDWAVRLQAIAQTGLAYGKDVYDIERFEEVRQIAAEMLVEPSGQPLEVVKELFCNESGYQTPKLDTRAAIFQDNKILLVQENDGLWSLPGGWCDVDQSVKDNVIKEVKEEAGLEVEAKRVVAILDKHKNNPAKSAHRVTKVFILCKVISGEFQPNLETIGSAYFELNDLPQLSLGKNTPEQIALCFEACHAKHWETRFD is encoded by the coding sequence ATGACGCAAGATAAGTGGTTGGACTGGGCTGTGCGTCTACAAGCCATCGCTCAAACAGGTTTAGCCTATGGGAAAGATGTTTATGATATTGAACGTTTTGAAGAAGTGCGGCAAATTGCGGCAGAAATGTTAGTGGAGCCTTCAGGGCAACCTTTGGAAGTAGTGAAAGAGCTATTTTGTAATGAATCTGGCTATCAGACACCGAAACTTGATACTCGCGCAGCCATTTTTCAGGATAACAAAATTTTGTTGGTTCAGGAAAATGATGGACTTTGGTCTTTGCCTGGCGGTTGGTGTGACGTAGATCAATCGGTTAAGGATAATGTGATTAAAGAAGTAAAAGAAGAAGCGGGACTCGAGGTTGAAGCAAAACGGGTTGTGGCGATTTTGGACAAACATAAGAATAATCCAGCCAAGTCTGCACACCGTGTAACAAAGGTATTTATTCTTTGCAAGGTTATTAGTGGGGAATTTCAACCAAATTTGGAAACAATCGGCTCAGCTTATTTTGAACTTAACGACTTGCCACAGCTATCTTTAGGGAAAAATACACCAGAACAAATAGCCCTTTGTTTTGAAGCTTGTCATGCCAAACATTGGGAAACACGATTTGATTAA
- a CDS encoding polyamine aminopropyltransferase → MEMWFSEVQTPDVKLSIRTSQQLYAGKSEYQDIAVLDSPAFGKILTLNGRVLFSDADDFVYNEMAVHVPMAVHPNPKKILILGGGDGGVAQVLSMYPEIERIDVVEPDELLVEVCRQYFPDYASGLEDERVEVYLQDSLRFLRNCENEYDIIINDATDPFGHTEGLFTKEFYGNAYRALKEDGIMVYQHGSPFYDEDESAFRSMHRKASQSFPISRVYQAHIPTSAAGYWLFGFASKKYHPIEDYDKEKWKARELFTEYYTANLHVGAFLLPRYVEDILEEEEKRK, encoded by the coding sequence ATGGAAATGTGGTTTTCAGAAGTTCAAACACCTGATGTAAAATTGTCCATTCGCACCAGTCAACAACTTTATGCTGGAAAAAGCGAATACCAAGATATAGCTGTGTTGGACTCGCCAGCCTTTGGAAAAATATTAACCCTTAATGGTCGTGTTTTATTCTCGGACGCAGATGACTTTGTCTACAATGAGATGGCAGTACATGTACCAATGGCAGTTCATCCAAATCCTAAGAAAATCTTGATTTTAGGTGGTGGAGATGGAGGAGTTGCTCAAGTTCTCAGTATGTATCCTGAAATCGAACGCATTGACGTAGTAGAGCCAGATGAGTTGTTGGTTGAAGTGTGTCGTCAGTATTTCCCAGACTATGCATCAGGACTTGAAGATGAGCGTGTAGAGGTTTATTTGCAGGACAGCTTGCGGTTCTTGCGCAATTGTGAAAATGAATATGACATTATCATCAATGATGCGACAGATCCATTTGGACACACGGAAGGGTTGTTTACCAAGGAATTTTACGGTAATGCATACAGGGCTTTGAAGGAAGATGGCATTATGGTCTACCAACATGGTTCGCCATTTTATGATGAGGATGAGTCGGCTTTTCGTTCCATGCATCGCAAGGCTAGTCAATCATTTCCAATTAGTCGTGTCTATCAAGCCCATATTCCAACTTCAGCTGCAGGTTATTGGTTATTTGGATTTGCTTCTAAAAAATACCATCCAATTGAAGATTATGATAAGGAAAAATGGAAAGCGCGCGAGCTTTTTACAGAATATTATACAGCTAACCTTCATGTGGGAGCATTTCTCTTGCCCCGATATGTAGAAGACATTTTAGAAGAGGAGGAGAAAAGAAAATGA
- a CDS encoding DNA primase: MLAKEKINELKQSVNIVDIIGESVALTKAGRNYLGLCPFHGEKTPSFNVVEDKQFYHCFGCGKSGDVFKFIEEFRGVSFADAVAIIAEKAGFQTEFIPTNQQAESRQHPHQVLFDIHKDAAKFYHAFLMTTKMGEEARRYLHQRGLTDEVIQTFQIGLSPPEQNILYQKLSAEYNEANLLQSGLFNPSEGEMIYDAFQGRIIFPLSDEYGRVIAFSGRIWTKKDQENKQLAKYKNSRSTPIFNKSYELYHLDQAKATIKKQREVYLMEGFLDVIAAHRAGIENAVASMGTSLTQEHVGHLSKFCKKVVLTYDGDKAGQAATMKALDELQNFQIDIVKLPDNMDPDEFLQKNSPEALQQILEKSRMSDVEFLIQYLKPENPDNLQMQIEFVDKIAPIIAKTPSITAQNSYIYKVADLLSDFDYTQVELAVNNARLQQRQTRVGRGNEQVVPRKLLPEQPFLRTTSLIRTENHLLYRMVEHAYILNEFRLRDDFYFVTPELQVIYETLREQGEITSYELSQMDASVQQAWYRMLEERLPEEVAQGEIEELENKRDKELLKKENQLISRNIREYSHMGNSDVALNELQQLLDKRKLME; the protein is encoded by the coding sequence ATGTTAGCAAAAGAAAAAATAAATGAGCTTAAGCAATCGGTTAACATTGTAGATATTATTGGTGAATCGGTTGCGCTTACCAAAGCGGGGCGAAATTATTTAGGTTTGTGTCCTTTTCATGGGGAAAAAACACCTTCTTTTAACGTAGTTGAAGATAAGCAGTTTTATCATTGTTTCGGTTGCGGTAAATCAGGAGATGTTTTCAAATTTATTGAGGAGTTTCGTGGCGTTTCATTTGCTGATGCCGTGGCAATTATTGCTGAAAAAGCTGGTTTTCAAACCGAATTCATCCCCACTAATCAGCAGGCGGAATCAAGACAGCATCCCCATCAGGTTCTCTTTGATATACACAAGGATGCCGCAAAATTTTACCATGCCTTCTTAATGACGACGAAGATGGGTGAAGAGGCAAGGAGATACTTGCATCAACGTGGTTTGACTGATGAAGTGATTCAAACTTTTCAAATCGGTCTCTCACCACCTGAGCAAAATATCCTTTATCAAAAATTATCAGCAGAGTACAATGAGGCAAACTTACTACAGTCGGGCTTATTTAACCCAAGTGAAGGCGAAATGATCTACGATGCGTTTCAAGGGCGTATTATTTTTCCTTTGAGTGATGAATATGGTCGAGTTATCGCATTCTCGGGTCGTATTTGGACGAAAAAAGACCAAGAAAATAAGCAACTAGCCAAATATAAAAACTCTCGCAGCACGCCGATTTTTAATAAGAGCTATGAGCTGTATCATTTGGATCAGGCTAAGGCTACTATCAAAAAGCAACGGGAAGTGTATCTAATGGAAGGTTTCTTGGATGTCATTGCGGCGCATCGGGCTGGTATCGAAAATGCAGTTGCCTCCATGGGAACATCATTGACACAAGAGCATGTTGGTCACCTTTCTAAATTTTGTAAAAAAGTTGTCCTTACATACGATGGAGATAAAGCTGGCCAGGCTGCAACTATGAAAGCACTGGATGAATTGCAAAATTTTCAGATAGATATTGTGAAGCTTCCTGATAATATGGACCCGGATGAATTTTTACAGAAAAATTCTCCAGAGGCACTGCAACAGATATTGGAAAAATCAAGGATGAGTGATGTTGAGTTTTTAATTCAGTACCTCAAACCTGAAAATCCTGATAACTTGCAAATGCAAATTGAATTTGTTGATAAGATTGCACCGATTATTGCAAAAACACCATCCATTACTGCTCAAAATTCTTATATATACAAAGTGGCAGATTTATTGTCTGATTTTGACTACACACAAGTTGAGTTAGCGGTCAACAATGCACGACTGCAACAACGGCAGACAAGAGTTGGTAGAGGAAATGAGCAAGTTGTTCCAAGAAAGCTGCTTCCTGAACAACCTTTCCTTCGTACTACAAGTCTTATTCGGACAGAGAACCATTTATTATATAGGATGGTTGAACACGCTTATATTTTAAATGAATTTCGACTACGAGATGATTTTTATTTTGTTACACCAGAACTTCAAGTTATTTATGAAACATTGCGTGAACAGGGCGAAATTACAAGTTATGAATTGTCTCAAATGGATGCCTCGGTTCAACAAGCCTGGTATCGGATGCTGGAAGAACGTTTGCCAGAAGAAGTTGCTCAGGGTGAAATAGAAGAATTGGAGAATAAGCGAGATAAGGAGCTTTTAAAAAAAGAAAATCAATTAATTTCACGAAATATTCGTGAATACTCTCATATGGGAAATAGTGATGTTGCACTTAATGAGTTGCAACAGTTGCTGGATAAAAGAAAACTAATGGAGTAA
- the mscL gene encoding large conductance mechanosensitive channel protein MscL: MLKDLKAFLFQGNVIDLAIAVIFGAAFKSIIDSFVADLITPLLLNPALKAAGADKISELSWNGVTYGNFLSAVINFLIIGTILFFIVKAAEKAFPKKVEEPAPAGPTQEELLTEIRDLLKK; this comes from the coding sequence ATGTTAAAAGATTTAAAAGCATTTTTGTTCCAAGGCAATGTTATTGACCTTGCAATCGCAGTTATCTTCGGTGCTGCATTCAAATCCATCATTGACTCATTCGTAGCTGATTTAATCACACCTTTGTTGTTAAATCCAGCTTTAAAAGCTGCAGGTGCAGATAAAATTTCAGAATTGAGCTGGAATGGTGTTACTTATGGTAACTTCTTGAGCGCAGTAATCAACTTCCTCATCATTGGCACTATCCTCTTCTTTATTGTTAAAGCTGCTGAAAAAGCTTTCCCTAAAAAAGTTGAAGAACCAGCTCCTGCTGGACCAACTCAGGAAGAATTGCTTACTGAAATCCGTGATTTATTGAAAAAATAA
- the galE gene encoding UDP-glucose 4-epimerase GalE yields the protein MSILVTGGAGYIGSHTVVELIKLGKEVVIVDNLSNSSILVLDRIEEITGKRPIFYELDVADKAALRSVFEKESIEAAIHFAGYKAVGESVEKPVMYYENNIMSTLALVEVMAEFGVKKMVFSSSATVYGLNNPSPLVENMPTSATNPYGYTKVMLEQILRDLEVSDKEWSVALLRYFNPIGAHESGLIGEDPAGIPNNLMPFIAQVAVGKRAELSVFGNDYDTVDGTGVRDYIHVVDLALGHIKALEKISDTTGVYTYNLGSGQGTSVLELVQAFEKVNGVPVPYKIVDRRPGDVATCYANADKALAELNWKTEKTIEDMCRDTWNWQSKNPNGYKG from the coding sequence ATGAGTATTTTAGTAACAGGTGGTGCTGGGTATATTGGTAGCCATACAGTTGTTGAATTGATAAAATTGGGCAAAGAGGTTGTCATTGTTGATAATCTTTCTAATTCAAGTATTCTGGTTTTGGATCGTATTGAGGAGATTACAGGAAAGAGACCGATTTTTTATGAATTGGATGTAGCTGATAAGGCGGCTCTCCGTTCGGTTTTTGAAAAAGAATCGATTGAAGCAGCAATCCATTTTGCAGGATACAAGGCTGTTGGTGAGTCTGTAGAAAAACCAGTAATGTATTATGAAAATAATATCATGTCAACGCTTGCTCTGGTAGAGGTGATGGCTGAATTTGGAGTTAAGAAAATGGTCTTTTCATCCAGTGCTACTGTATATGGATTGAACAATCCATCACCATTGGTGGAAAATATGCCAACAAGTGCGACTAACCCTTATGGTTATACAAAGGTGATGTTGGAACAGATTTTGCGCGATCTCGAAGTTTCTGATAAAGAATGGAGTGTTGCTCTTCTTCGTTATTTCAACCCAATTGGTGCTCATGAATCAGGATTGATTGGTGAAGATCCTGCTGGTATTCCAAACAACCTTATGCCATTTATTGCACAAGTAGCTGTTGGTAAACGGGCAGAGTTGAGTGTATTTGGGAATGACTATGATACTGTAGATGGTACAGGTGTTCGTGACTACATTCACGTAGTTGACTTAGCACTTGGGCACATTAAAGCACTTGAAAAGATTTCGGATACGACAGGTGTATATACTTATAATTTAGGTTCAGGACAAGGAACAAGTGTATTAGAACTCGTACAAGCTTTTGAAAAGGTAAATGGAGTTCCGGTACCTTATAAAATTGTTGATCGTCGTCCTGGGGATGTAGCAACTTGTTATGCAAATGCTGACAAGGCTCTGGCTGAACTCAATTGGAAAACCGAAAAAACAATTGAAGATATGTGCCGAGACACATGGAATTGGCAATCTAAAAATCCAAATGGTTACAAGGGTTAA
- a CDS encoding metal-sulfur cluster assembly factor: MAYTEDQIKDIQERIFQALEDVIDPELGIDIINLGLVYEIRFIDGKAEIDMTLTTMGCPLADLITDQIHDVLKDVPEVTEVDVRLVWSPAWTVQKMSRYARIALGIK, encoded by the coding sequence ATGGCGTATACAGAAGATCAAATTAAAGATATCCAGGAGCGTATTTTTCAAGCTCTTGAAGATGTGATTGACCCTGAACTAGGGATAGATATTATCAATCTAGGACTAGTTTATGAAATTCGTTTTATTGATGGCAAAGCTGAAATTGATATGACTTTGACAACAATGGGCTGTCCCTTAGCCGATTTGATTACAGATCAAATACATGATGTTTTAAAAGATGTCCCAGAAGTGACTGAAGTGGATGTGAGACTTGTCTGGTCACCGGCTTGGACTGTTCAAAAAATGAGTCGTTATGCTCGTATTGCATTAGGAATTAAGTAA
- a CDS encoding 30S ribosomal protein S21, with amino-acid sequence MSKTVVRKNESLDDALRRFKRAVTKAGTLQETRKREFYEKPSVKRKRKSEAARKRKKF; translated from the coding sequence ATGTCAAAAACAGTAGTACGCAAGAACGAATCACTTGATGATGCTCTTCGTCGTTTCAAACGTGCGGTTACTAAAGCTGGTACTCTTCAAGAAACACGTAAACGTGAATTCTACGAAAAACCATCTGTAAAACGTAAACGTAAATCAGAAGCAGCTCGCAAGCGTAAAAAATTCTAA
- the rpoD gene encoding RNA polymerase sigma factor RpoD, with protein sequence MTNNKDKKTEVTTFDVQVAEFIRNHKKQGSAADDEINDQLVIPFTLDADGIDDLLQRIQDAGISIVDKEGNPSARVLRVEEEPELSDEELLGSNSAKVNDPVRMYLKEIGVVPLLTNEEEQELALAVEAGDPEAKQRLAEANLRLVVSIAKRYVGRGMQFLDLIQEGNMGLMKAVDKFDYSKGFKFSTYATWWIRQAITRAIADQARTIRIPVHMVETINKLVREQRNLLQELGQDPTPEQIAERMDMTPEKVREILKIAQEPVSLETPIGEEDDSHLGDFIEDEVIENPVDYTTRVVLREQLDEVLDTLTDREENVLRLRFGLDDGKMRTLEDVGKVFNVTRERIRQIEAKALRKLRHPSRSKPLRDFIED encoded by the coding sequence ATGACAAATAATAAAGATAAAAAAACTGAAGTAACAACCTTTGACGTCCAAGTTGCAGAATTTATTCGCAACCATAAGAAGCAAGGGTCTGCTGCCGACGATGAGATCAATGACCAATTAGTCATTCCCTTTACATTGGATGCGGATGGTATTGACGATTTGCTTCAGCGTATTCAAGATGCTGGAATTTCGATTGTTGATAAAGAAGGTAATCCATCGGCACGGGTATTACGAGTTGAAGAAGAACCAGAATTATCTGACGAAGAATTGCTAGGAAGTAATTCGGCAAAAGTAAATGATCCTGTTCGGATGTATTTGAAAGAGATTGGTGTTGTTCCACTTTTGACCAACGAAGAGGAACAGGAATTAGCCTTGGCAGTAGAAGCTGGTGATCCAGAAGCAAAACAACGTCTGGCAGAAGCTAACTTACGTTTAGTTGTTTCTATTGCGAAGCGATATGTTGGTCGTGGTATGCAGTTTCTTGATTTGATCCAAGAAGGAAATATGGGCTTGATGAAAGCCGTTGACAAATTTGATTACTCAAAAGGATTCAAATTTTCAACATATGCGACATGGTGGATCCGTCAGGCCATTACTCGTGCTATCGCAGATCAGGCTCGTACCATTCGTATTCCAGTACACATGGTGGAAACAATCAACAAATTGGTCCGTGAACAACGTAATCTTCTCCAAGAATTAGGTCAAGATCCGACTCCGGAACAAATTGCAGAACGTATGGACATGACACCTGAAAAAGTTCGTGAAATTCTTAAGATTGCACAAGAGCCTGTTTCACTTGAAACACCTATTGGTGAAGAGGATGATAGCCATTTAGGAGATTTTATTGAAGACGAAGTCATTGAAAATCCTGTTGACTACACCACACGTGTCGTACTACGTGAGCAACTAGATGAGGTATTGGATACTCTTACTGATCGTGAAGAAAACGTATTGCGTCTTCGTTTTGGTTTAGATGATGGTAAAATGCGCACGTTAGAAGATGTTGGTAAGGTCTTTAACGTAACCCGTGAACGCATCCGCCAAATTGAAGCCAAAGCCCTCCGCAAACTCCGCCACCCATCCCGCAGTAAACCACTCAGAGACTTTATTGAGGATTGA
- a CDS encoding aminotransferase class I/II-fold pyridoxal phosphate-dependent enzyme: MKNQHQAPIYEGLVKLRRKRIVPFDVPGHKRGRGNAELVELLGEKCVSIDVNSMKPLDNLGHPVSIIREAEELAAEAFGASHAFLMVGGTTSSVQTMILATCKAGDKIILPRNVHKSALNALVLCGAIPVYVDMTVQPRIGIALGLENDAFARAIVEHPDAVAVLINNPTYYGICSDVKTLTEMAHKAGMKVLVDEAHGAHLHFSDQLPLSAMDAGADMAAVSMHKSGGSLTQSSLLLVGSEMNVEYVRQIINLTQSTSASYLLLSSLDISRRNLALRGKESFEKVIEMAEYARREINAIGGYYAYSKELIDGQSVYDFDVTKLSIYTQGIGLTGIEVYDLLRDEYDIQIEFGDIGNILAYISIGDRLQDIERLVGALADIKRLYSRDGSDLISGEYIQPQLVLSPQQAFYAERDSLSLQNAVGQVCGEFVMCYPPGIPLLAPGERVTQEIVDYIIFAKERGCSVQGTEDPDVNFINVIKEK; encoded by the coding sequence ATGAAAAATCAACACCAGGCCCCTATTTATGAGGGATTGGTTAAATTAAGACGCAAACGGATAGTTCCTTTTGATGTTCCGGGTCATAAACGGGGACGCGGAAATGCAGAGCTTGTTGAGCTTCTAGGTGAAAAGTGTGTTAGCATTGATGTCAATTCCATGAAACCCTTAGATAATTTAGGGCATCCTGTTTCGATCATTCGTGAAGCAGAAGAATTGGCAGCAGAAGCTTTTGGGGCCAGTCATGCTTTTCTTATGGTTGGAGGAACTACGTCTTCTGTCCAGACTATGATTTTAGCAACATGTAAGGCAGGGGATAAAATTATCCTTCCTCGAAATGTTCATAAATCTGCCTTGAATGCCTTGGTTTTATGTGGGGCTATTCCTGTTTATGTTGATATGACCGTTCAGCCAAGGATTGGAATTGCTCTTGGACTGGAGAACGACGCTTTTGCACGGGCGATTGTTGAGCATCCAGATGCAGTTGCAGTTTTGATAAATAATCCAACTTATTATGGTATTTGTTCGGATGTTAAAACTCTCACTGAGATGGCCCATAAAGCTGGTATGAAAGTTCTAGTAGATGAGGCTCATGGGGCTCACTTGCATTTTTCTGATCAACTTCCTTTATCCGCTATGGATGCTGGTGCCGATATGGCCGCTGTTTCCATGCATAAATCAGGTGGTAGTTTGACACAGAGTTCCCTTTTGTTGGTAGGTTCTGAAATGAATGTTGAATATGTTCGTCAAATTATCAACTTAACTCAGTCTACCTCAGCATCTTACTTACTCTTGTCTAGCTTAGATATTTCAAGGAGAAATCTAGCTCTCCGTGGGAAAGAGTCTTTTGAAAAAGTCATTGAAATGGCTGAATATGCCCGTAGAGAAATCAATGCAATTGGTGGTTATTATGCCTATTCAAAAGAATTGATTGATGGACAGTCTGTGTATGATTTTGATGTGACGAAACTTTCTATTTACACACAAGGCATTGGCTTAACTGGTATCGAAGTCTACGATCTTCTGCGAGATGAATACGATATTCAGATTGAATTTGGTGATATTGGAAATATCTTGGCATATATTTCAATTGGTGACCGTTTGCAAGATATTGAGCGGTTGGTGGGTGCTTTAGCGGATATTAAGCGCTTGTATTCACGTGATGGTTCTGATTTAATTTCAGGGGAATACATCCAGCCTCAATTGGTCTTATCCCCTCAGCAAGCATTTTATGCAGAACGTGACAGTCTCTCGCTACAAAATGCTGTTGGACAGGTTTGTGGGGAATTTGTTATGTGCTACCCGCCTGGCATTCCGCTTTTGGCACCAGGTGAACGAGTGACCCAAGAAATTGTAGATTATATTATTTTTGCCAAGGAACGTGGCTGTTCTGTTCAAGGAACAGAGGATCCAGATGTTAATTTTATCAATGTAATTAAGGAGAAATAG
- a CDS encoding acyl-[acyl-carrier-protein] thioesterase translates to MGLKYQENVTIPFDMCDVQHEIKLPAFISYCLGVSGRQSESVGRSDVFIFEEFGLIWVVTDYELNIHRLPTYNETITIVTEAIAYNKFFCHRMFYIYDENGNLLLDILCYFVLIDFETRKVAPVPEVLIEPFQSEQVKKLPRAPKYHELDAPFVQEFSVRYFDLDMNGHVNNSKYLEWMCESLGYDFLLCHVPKKIQLKYIKEVAPTSQVSSRLVTTALHSQHEIVVEGHIHAQATIEWRKRDDAR, encoded by the coding sequence ATGGGATTAAAATACCAAGAAAATGTAACTATTCCATTTGATATGTGTGATGTGCAACATGAAATTAAATTACCAGCTTTTATTTCATATTGTCTGGGAGTGTCCGGACGTCAATCAGAGTCAGTTGGAAGAAGTGATGTATTTATTTTTGAAGAATTTGGATTAATCTGGGTAGTGACTGATTATGAGCTGAACATTCATCGCTTACCAACTTATAATGAGACCATCACCATTGTGACAGAAGCGATTGCCTATAATAAATTTTTCTGCCATCGGATGTTCTATATTTATGATGAAAATGGCAATCTTTTACTCGATATTCTCTGCTATTTTGTGTTGATTGATTTTGAAACTCGAAAGGTAGCTCCAGTTCCAGAAGTATTGATTGAGCCATTTCAATCTGAACAGGTCAAAAAATTACCACGGGCACCCAAATACCATGAACTGGATGCACCATTTGTTCAGGAGTTTTCGGTTCGTTATTTTGATTTGGATATGAATGGTCATGTCAACAATAGTAAGTACTTAGAATGGATGTGTGAATCGCTAGGATACGATTTTCTACTCTGCCATGTTCCTAAAAAAATTCAATTAAAATACATCAAGGAAGTAGCTCCTACAAGTCAAGTGAGTTCTCGATTGGTTACAACAGCATTACATAGCCAACATGAAATCGTTGTAGAGGGGCATATTCATGCACAAGCTACAATTGAATGGAGGAAAAGAGATGACGCAAGATAA
- a CDS encoding TIGR01457 family HAD-type hydrolase, with protein sequence MTYQGYLIDLDGTIYEGKKRIPAGERFVHRLQERQIPYLFVTNNTTRRPETVQAMLAEQFNIVTPLETIYTASLATIDYMNDFGKDKTVYVIGEDGLKSAIYEAGYVEDTNNPAYVVVGLDTDLTYEKLTIATLAIQKGATFIGTNPDLNIPTERGHLPGAGSLLALLEAATRIKPAIIGKPKSIIMDKALEILGTEKSQTIMVGDNYLTDIRAGIDNGFSTLLVLTGFTKPEEVAHLPIAPTHVLNSLDEWSFDEN encoded by the coding sequence ATGACGTACCAAGGATACTTGATTGATTTAGATGGGACAATTTATGAAGGGAAAAAGCGCATACCAGCTGGGGAACGATTTGTACATCGATTGCAGGAACGACAAATTCCCTATTTATTTGTGACCAATAATACCACCCGCAGACCTGAAACGGTGCAGGCCATGCTGGCTGAGCAATTCAATATTGTGACGCCACTCGAAACCATCTACACTGCAAGTCTTGCTACCATCGACTATATGAATGATTTTGGTAAAGACAAGACCGTTTATGTAATCGGTGAAGATGGGCTAAAATCAGCTATTTATGAGGCAGGTTACGTTGAGGATACAAATAATCCTGCCTATGTCGTTGTTGGGCTAGACACTGATTTGACTTATGAAAAACTCACGATTGCTACATTAGCGATCCAAAAAGGAGCAACCTTTATTGGCACCAATCCAGATTTGAATATTCCAACTGAGCGTGGGCATTTACCGGGAGCAGGTTCATTATTGGCGCTATTAGAAGCTGCAACTCGGATCAAACCAGCCATCATTGGAAAACCAAAATCCATCATTATGGATAAGGCCTTGGAGATACTGGGAACTGAAAAGAGTCAGACAATTATGGTTGGTGATAATTATTTAACAGATATTCGGGCAGGTATTGATAATGGTTTTTCAACACTTTTGGTACTTACTGGTTTTACGAAGCCAGAAGAAGTAGCTCATTTACCAATTGCGCCAACCCATGTGTTGAATAGTTTAGATGAATGGAGCTTTGATGAAAACTAA
- a CDS encoding TIGR01906 family membrane protein gives MKTKLQVFGTVLFVLSGAILATIYLAWLVFPVEISYLGLEKIVYMKSADISYNFNILMNYLTNPFQTVLDMPNFSSSVDGLKHFADVKKLFHLAQGVFVLSFPAFFLFIKQILLKGHGWLVQKTFLWMILAPVVIGLMGLLMGFDQFFVLFHTALFPGDSTWLFDPVKDPVIYILPEEFFLHCFILFFVLYEVFFWAMLAWSRKSNRLTS, from the coding sequence ATGAAAACTAAACTACAAGTATTCGGAACGGTTTTATTTGTGCTGTCGGGTGCAATCCTTGCTACCATTTATTTGGCATGGCTAGTGTTTCCTGTTGAAATTTCTTATCTAGGGCTGGAAAAAATCGTCTATATGAAATCGGCAGACATCTCATATAATTTCAATATTTTGATGAACTATTTAACCAATCCATTTCAGACAGTTTTAGACATGCCTAACTTTTCTTCCTCAGTTGATGGTCTCAAACATTTCGCTGATGTGAAAAAACTATTTCATTTAGCGCAAGGTGTGTTTGTTCTAAGTTTTCCCGCTTTTTTCTTGTTCATCAAACAGATTCTTTTAAAAGGCCATGGCTGGTTGGTTCAAAAAACCTTCTTGTGGATGATACTTGCACCGGTTGTCATCGGCTTAATGGGGCTTCTTATGGGATTTGACCAATTCTTTGTTCTTTTTCATACGGCCCTTTTTCCTGGTGATTCTACTTGGTTATTTGATCCAGTCAAGGATCCTGTCATTTATATTTTACCTGAGGAATTTTTCTTGCATTGCTTTATTTTATTTTTTGTTCTTTACGAAGTGTTCTTTTGGGCAATGCTTGCGTGGTCTCGAAAAAGCAATCGATTGACAAGTTGA